From one Flavobacterium sp. N502536 genomic stretch:
- a CDS encoding ComEA family DNA-binding protein, whose amino-acid sequence MSLKDFAVYFRFTKEQRKGIFLLFVIIVILQTVYFFVDFSPADKIFPEEKQWISLQSEIDSLKHLKSGEQRKVYLFNPNFITDYKGYKLGMSVQEIDRLLAFRKANRYVNSAIEFQAVTKISDSLLRVISPLFKFPDWVGSKAKPKIERKEFVQEFVSKKEKIIVQDINTATREDLVRLYGIGDALSLRILKQREVLGCFVSMEQMNEVWGLSPEVVNELSLYYKAVIPSSFKRIAVNDASLKELAKFPYFRYALAKEIVTYRSMNGKINNIEDLSKIKDFPIEKAKIISLYLEF is encoded by the coding sequence ATGAGTTTAAAAGATTTTGCAGTCTATTTTAGGTTTACAAAAGAGCAGCGGAAAGGAATTTTTTTGCTTTTTGTAATTATAGTGATTTTGCAGACCGTTTATTTTTTTGTTGACTTTAGCCCGGCGGATAAAATCTTTCCCGAAGAAAAACAATGGATCTCGTTGCAGTCCGAAATCGATTCTTTAAAACATTTAAAATCCGGTGAGCAAAGAAAGGTGTATCTTTTTAATCCAAATTTCATTACCGATTATAAAGGCTATAAACTTGGGATGTCAGTTCAGGAGATTGATCGATTGCTGGCTTTTAGAAAAGCGAACAGATATGTGAACTCAGCAATAGAATTTCAGGCTGTCACAAAAATTTCAGATTCGTTACTACGTGTCATCTCTCCTTTGTTTAAATTTCCCGATTGGGTTGGAAGTAAAGCAAAGCCTAAAATCGAAAGAAAAGAGTTTGTGCAGGAATTTGTTTCTAAAAAAGAAAAAATTATAGTTCAGGATATCAATACGGCAACCCGGGAAGATCTTGTTCGGCTCTATGGTATTGGTGATGCTTTATCTTTAAGGATATTAAAACAACGAGAGGTTTTGGGATGTTTTGTTTCGATGGAGCAAATGAATGAGGTGTGGGGTCTTTCGCCTGAAGTTGTCAATGAACTAAGTTTGTATTATAAAGCTGTAATACCTTCTTCTTTTAAAAGAATAGCTGTAAATGATGCGTCTTTGAAAGAATTGGCAAAGTTTCCGTATTTCAGATATGCGTTGGCTAAAGAAATTGTAACGTATCGAAGCATGAATGGAAAAATTAATAATATTGAGGATTTATCAAAAATTAAAGATTTTCCTATTGAAAAAGCAAAAATAATTAGTTTATATTTGGAGTTCTAA
- a CDS encoding PspC family transcriptional regulator, with amino-acid sequence MSAILKLKFFFEKYGFHVSSRLADKLGMRVTSVRLFFIYISFVTAGLGFGVYLTLAFWIRLKDLIRAKRTSVFDL; translated from the coding sequence ATGTCCGCTATTTTAAAACTAAAGTTCTTTTTTGAAAAATATGGTTTTCATGTATCTTCCAGATTGGCAGATAAACTGGGAATGCGTGTTACCAGTGTAAGATTGTTTTTTATTTACATTTCGTTTGTTACAGCCGGTTTAGGTTTTGGTGTTTACTTAACCCTTGCCTTTTGGATCCGGTTGAAAGATTTGATCCGAGCAAAACGAACTTCTGTTTTTGACTTATAA
- a CDS encoding APC family permease — protein sequence MSIWRVKPISAFEADMKKSDLKRVLGKWSLTAIGVGAIIGGGIFVLTGTGAYYHAGPALAVSFIIAGIACVFAALCYSEFASILPVEGSAYAYAYGTIGEIFAWIIGWGLILEYAMGSMTVAVSWSGYFNKLLKMFHIHLPEWLTTDPASYTGEGFSMNLPAFLIVILVISILIKGTKSAAKANNFIVILKVSAVIFVIIAGLFFINTANWTPFIPAATQIIEKETTHNAYGIGGIVSGAAAIFFAYVGFDAVSTQAGEAVNPKKDVPFAIIASLLICTTLYILVSLVLTGMMNYKDFNPLGKYPDAIKAPVAYAFDIAGQGWAGLIITIAATIGLVSVLMVMIMGQSRIFLGMSKDGLIPAVFSKVNPLSGTPKTNLIILGGIIATVAAFTPINKLADMTSFGTLFAFTMVCIAVWILRVKQPGLTRTFKVPALPIIAVLGIAINTYLMINLSHDAQFLSLGWLAVGILVYFGYSKKRSRLNNSTENE from the coding sequence ATGTCAATTTGGAGAGTTAAACCGATATCAGCCTTTGAGGCCGATATGAAAAAAAGTGATTTAAAAAGAGTTCTAGGAAAATGGAGCCTTACAGCCATTGGTGTTGGTGCCATTATTGGTGGAGGAATTTTTGTACTTACAGGTACTGGAGCATATTACCATGCAGGTCCAGCGTTAGCTGTTTCTTTCATCATTGCGGGGATTGCCTGCGTTTTTGCAGCTCTTTGTTATTCTGAGTTTGCCTCTATTTTACCTGTTGAAGGTTCTGCTTATGCTTATGCATATGGAACAATTGGAGAAATTTTTGCCTGGATTATCGGTTGGGGACTTATTCTTGAATACGCAATGGGATCGATGACCGTCGCCGTCTCCTGGTCCGGATATTTCAACAAACTGCTCAAAATGTTTCATATCCATTTACCTGAATGGCTAACAACAGATCCTGCCAGTTACACCGGAGAAGGCTTTTCTATGAACTTACCGGCTTTTTTAATTGTTATTTTGGTTATTTCCATACTTATTAAAGGAACAAAAAGCGCCGCAAAAGCAAACAATTTTATTGTTATCCTAAAAGTTTCTGCTGTAATATTTGTAATTATTGCCGGTCTTTTCTTTATTAATACGGCTAACTGGACTCCATTTATTCCAGCAGCTACTCAAATTATTGAAAAAGAAACTACTCACAACGCATACGGAATTGGAGGAATTGTATCCGGAGCCGCTGCTATTTTCTTTGCTTACGTTGGTTTCGATGCTGTTTCTACTCAGGCAGGAGAAGCGGTTAACCCTAAAAAGGATGTTCCGTTTGCTATTATTGCTTCCCTATTAATTTGTACTACTTTATATATACTTGTTTCTTTAGTACTGACAGGTATGATGAATTATAAAGATTTTAACCCGCTAGGAAAATATCCAGATGCTATTAAAGCTCCTGTGGCTTATGCATTTGATATTGCCGGACAAGGATGGGCTGGTCTTATCATTACTATTGCTGCAACGATAGGTCTTGTTTCAGTATTAATGGTTATGATTATGGGACAATCAAGAATTTTCCTTGGTATGTCTAAAGACGGATTAATTCCTGCTGTATTCTCTAAAGTAAATCCACTTTCTGGAACTCCAAAAACCAACTTAATCATATTAGGTGGTATTATTGCTACAGTTGCTGCTTTTACACCTATCAATAAATTAGCTGATATGACCAGTTTTGGTACTTTGTTTGCCTTTACAATGGTCTGTATCGCAGTTTGGATTTTAAGAGTAAAACAACCTGGATTAACAAGAACTTTTAAAGTTCCTGCACTTCCTATTATTGCTGTTTTAGGTATAGCGATCAACACTTATTTAATGATCAATTTAAGCCACGATGCTCAATTTCTTTCACTAGGATGGTTAGCTGTTGGTATTCTGGTTTATTTTGGATACAGTAAAAAAAGATCAAGACTTAACAACAGTACCGAAAACGAATAA
- the rpsU gene encoding 30S ribosomal protein S21 — protein sequence MLIIPIKDGENIDRALKRYKRKFDKTGTVRQLRARTAFIKPSVIKRAQIQKAAYIQNLRDSLES from the coding sequence ATGTTAATTATACCAATTAAAGACGGAGAAAATATCGATAGAGCATTAAAGCGCTATAAAAGAAAATTTGATAAAACAGGAACTGTTCGTCAATTAAGAGCACGTACTGCTTTTATTAAGCCTTCTGTAATCAAAAGAGCTCAAATTCAAAAAGCGGCTTACATCCAAAACTTGAGAGACAGTTTAGAGAGTTAG
- a CDS encoding pyridoxal-phosphate dependent enzyme encodes MDFSKNILETIGNTPLVKLNKIVAEIDALVLAKVETFNPGNSVKDRMAVKMIEDAEADGRLKPGGTIIEGTSGNTGMGLALVAIIKGYKLICVISDKQSKEKMDILRAVGAKVVVCPTDVEPTDPRSYYSVSKRLASETPNSWYVNQYDNMSNSLAHYEQTGPEIWKQTDGKITHFVVGVGTGGTISGVGRYLKEKNPNIKIWGIDTYGSVFKKYHETGIFDENEIYSYITEGIGEDILPKNVDFSLIDGFTKVTDKDAAVYTRKIALEEAIFVGNSAGACIKGLLQLKEHFKPDDVVVVLFHDSGSRYVGKMFNDDWMRERGFLEENVTKAEDVIKDHIDKQLIVVRTEELVSHAIERMRKYKISQIPVVDINGFVGSVDETDLFRSYVADKNVAEKPIKEVMGKPFPIVKLGTPIEEVSKLFTKENDAVLVDLENGNHHIITKYDIIGSIK; translated from the coding sequence ATGGACTTTTCAAAAAACATTTTAGAAACAATCGGTAATACACCATTGGTAAAACTCAACAAAATTGTTGCTGAAATAGATGCGCTGGTATTGGCAAAAGTCGAAACTTTTAATCCCGGGAATTCTGTTAAAGACAGAATGGCCGTGAAAATGATTGAAGATGCAGAGGCAGATGGCCGATTAAAACCAGGAGGAACTATTATTGAAGGTACTTCAGGAAATACAGGAATGGGATTGGCACTTGTAGCCATCATAAAAGGCTACAAACTGATTTGTGTAATATCAGACAAACAGTCTAAAGAAAAAATGGATATCCTGCGTGCAGTAGGAGCTAAAGTGGTAGTTTGTCCTACCGATGTAGAGCCTACTGATCCACGTTCTTACTACTCAGTTTCAAAACGTCTGGCTAGTGAAACACCAAATTCCTGGTATGTAAATCAATACGATAACATGTCTAATTCATTGGCGCATTATGAGCAAACCGGACCGGAAATCTGGAAACAGACTGATGGAAAGATCACTCATTTTGTAGTTGGAGTAGGAACAGGTGGAACGATCTCAGGAGTTGGAAGATACCTGAAAGAGAAAAATCCAAACATTAAAATTTGGGGAATTGATACCTACGGTTCTGTTTTTAAAAAATACCATGAAACCGGAATTTTTGACGAAAACGAAATCTATTCGTACATCACAGAAGGAATTGGAGAAGATATTTTGCCTAAAAATGTTGACTTCTCTTTAATTGACGGATTCACTAAAGTAACCGATAAAGATGCAGCTGTTTACACCAGAAAAATTGCATTGGAAGAAGCTATTTTTGTTGGAAACTCTGCCGGAGCCTGTATAAAAGGACTGTTACAGCTAAAAGAACATTTCAAGCCAGATGATGTGGTAGTAGTATTATTTCACGATTCAGGAAGCCGTTATGTAGGTAAAATGTTTAATGACGACTGGATGCGCGAACGTGGCTTCCTGGAAGAAAATGTAACAAAAGCCGAGGATGTTATAAAAGATCATATCGATAAACAATTAATTGTTGTTCGTACCGAAGAACTAGTTTCTCACGCAATCGAGCGTATGCGTAAATATAAAATTTCTCAAATTCCGGTAGTAGATATCAACGGATTTGTGGGTTCTGTTGACGAAACAGACTTATTCAGAAGTTATGTTGCCGATAAAAACGTTGCCGAAAAACCAATTAAAGAAGTAATGGGGAAACCTTTTCCAATTGTAAAATTAGGAACCCCAATTGAAGAGGTATCTAAATTATTTACCAAAGAAAATGACGCTGTTTTAGTAGACCTTGAAAACGGAAATCATCATATCATTACAAAATATGATATTATCGGATCAATAAAATAA
- a CDS encoding 3'-5' exonuclease, with amino-acid sequence MNFTAIDFETATSYHPCSVGIVTVENGIIVDEFVTLIKPPNNQYNPFTIQVHGIYPRDTVAAKSFVQVYPEIEKRLKNRVVVAHNESFDRNVLMKSMALYGLNYEDLNIAAKWECTVKIYKAKGFKPTKLSDCCREMKIQLNHHEALSDARACAKLYLLK; translated from the coding sequence ATGAACTTTACCGCCATAGACTTTGAAACTGCAACCAGTTACCATCCGTGTTCGGTTGGGATTGTAACGGTAGAAAATGGAATTATTGTAGACGAATTTGTTACACTCATCAAGCCGCCAAACAATCAGTATAATCCCTTCACCATTCAGGTTCATGGTATATATCCGCGAGATACTGTTGCTGCAAAGTCTTTTGTACAGGTTTATCCCGAAATCGAAAAAAGATTAAAAAACAGAGTGGTCGTGGCACATAATGAAAGTTTTGACCGAAACGTACTAATGAAATCAATGGCGCTTTATGGTCTGAATTATGAGGATTTGAATATTGCAGCTAAATGGGAGTGTACGGTTAAAATTTACAAAGCAAAAGGATTCAAACCAACTAAATTGAGTGACTGTTGCCGTGAGATGAAAATTCAGTTAAATCATCATGAAGCATTATCAGATGCACGTGCCTGTGCTAAATTGTATCTGTTAAAATAA
- a CDS encoding acyl-CoA dehydrogenase family protein produces the protein MNFEYNETQLMIAQSIKEFAEKNIRPNVMEWDESQVFPVSLFKQLGEMGYMGVLVPEEYGGSGLGYHEYITVVEEIAKVDPSIGLSVAAHNSLCTNHILTFGNEEQKKKWLPKLATAEYIGAWGLTEHNTGSDAGGMNTTAVKDGDEWIVNGAKNFITHAISGDIAVVIVRTGEKGDSKGMTAFVFEKGMKGFSSGKKENKLGMRASETAELVFDSCRVPDANRLGEVGQGFVQAMKILDGGRISIGALSLGIAKGAYEAALKYSKERYQFGQPISNFQGISFKLADMATEIEASELLLHKAAFLKQQHKPVTTLGAMAKMFASEACVKIANEAVQIHGGYGYTKDFPVEKFYRDSKLCTIGEGTTEIQKVVISRNLLKE, from the coding sequence ATGAACTTTGAATATAACGAAACGCAGTTGATGATTGCGCAGTCAATAAAAGAATTTGCGGAGAAAAATATCAGACCCAATGTGATGGAATGGGATGAATCTCAGGTTTTTCCGGTTTCCCTGTTTAAACAACTGGGAGAAATGGGGTATATGGGAGTTTTGGTTCCCGAAGAATACGGAGGTTCCGGTTTAGGATACCACGAATATATTACCGTTGTAGAAGAAATTGCAAAAGTTGATCCTTCAATTGGTTTATCGGTTGCGGCTCATAATTCATTATGCACCAACCATATTTTGACTTTTGGAAACGAAGAACAAAAGAAAAAATGGTTGCCAAAATTAGCCACAGCCGAATATATTGGAGCGTGGGGATTAACAGAGCACAATACCGGATCGGATGCAGGAGGAATGAACACTACAGCTGTTAAAGACGGTGACGAATGGATTGTAAATGGAGCTAAGAACTTCATCACGCATGCTATTTCAGGTGATATTGCCGTAGTAATTGTTCGTACTGGTGAAAAAGGAGATTCAAAAGGAATGACGGCTTTTGTTTTTGAGAAAGGAATGAAAGGATTTAGTTCAGGAAAGAAAGAAAATAAACTAGGAATGCGTGCCAGTGAAACGGCAGAATTGGTTTTTGATAGCTGCCGTGTTCCGGATGCAAACAGACTAGGAGAAGTAGGACAGGGGTTTGTTCAGGCCATGAAAATATTAGATGGAGGGCGAATTTCAATTGGAGCCTTATCTTTAGGAATTGCAAAAGGTGCTTATGAAGCCGCTTTGAAATATTCAAAAGAAAGATACCAATTTGGTCAGCCGATTAGTAATTTTCAGGGAATCTCTTTCAAATTGGCGGATATGGCTACTGAAATTGAGGCGTCGGAATTGCTACTGCATAAAGCTGCTTTCTTAAAACAACAGCATAAACCGGTTACCACACTTGGGGCTATGGCCAAGATGTTTGCTTCAGAAGCGTGTGTGAAGATCGCCAATGAGGCCGTTCAGATTCACGGAGGTTATGGGTATACCAAAGATTTTCCGGTAGAGAAGTTTTACAGAGATTCTAAATTGTGTACGATCGGAGAAGGAACAACTGAAATTCAAAAAGTGGTTATTTCGAGAAACTTACTTAAAGAGTAG
- a CDS encoding DUF2851 family protein — MKEDFLHYLWRFRKFETLNLRTTQNEPLTIIKTGDYLGLSGPDFFNAQIIIGNQKWAGNIEIHLKSSDWYVHGHEKDTAYDNVILHVVWEHDTEIFGKNNTEIPVLVLKEYTAAETLSNYNALLTPKSWIFCEKDIARIDAFVFKNWQERLFFERLERKSEFIYDLLSENQQDWEAVLFSLFAKNFGLNTNANSFLQMAKSLPFSMIRKESFEVENLEALFFGTTGLLDSGKEDVYFTDLKNRYDYLRNKHQVKKCHIDPIQFFKHRPDNFPTIRLSQLANLYGEQNLFSKVIAVKSVAEVRQLFLVSASPYWRNHYRFDKESVGKSKALSPAFIDLLIINTIIPLQFAYARTRDELISEELIAFMNQVAPERNAIIDKFDFFGVKAKNAFETQALLELKKEYCNQKACLRCALGIDLLKNNEAIR; from the coding sequence ATGAAAGAAGATTTTCTTCATTACCTCTGGAGATTCAGAAAGTTTGAAACCCTGAATTTAAGAACTACTCAAAATGAGCCGCTCACTATTATTAAAACAGGCGATTATCTCGGGCTTTCCGGGCCGGATTTTTTTAATGCACAAATTATAATAGGCAATCAAAAATGGGCTGGTAATATCGAAATACACCTAAAGTCCTCAGATTGGTATGTGCATGGTCACGAAAAGGACACTGCTTATGACAATGTAATTTTGCATGTGGTTTGGGAGCACGACACCGAAATTTTTGGTAAAAACAATACCGAGATTCCGGTTTTGGTTTTAAAGGAGTATACGGCCGCGGAGACACTTTCAAACTACAATGCGCTGTTAACGCCAAAATCATGGATTTTTTGTGAAAAAGACATCGCTAGAATTGACGCATTCGTTTTTAAAAACTGGCAGGAGCGACTGTTTTTTGAACGTTTAGAACGTAAGTCCGAATTCATTTATGATTTGCTCAGTGAAAATCAACAGGACTGGGAAGCCGTTTTATTCTCCCTATTCGCAAAGAATTTTGGATTAAACACCAATGCGAATTCTTTTTTGCAAATGGCCAAATCACTTCCTTTTTCAATGATCAGAAAAGAAAGTTTTGAAGTCGAAAATTTGGAAGCATTGTTTTTTGGAACCACAGGTTTATTAGATTCCGGGAAAGAAGATGTCTATTTTACCGACTTAAAAAACAGATACGACTATCTGCGGAACAAACATCAGGTGAAGAAATGTCATATCGATCCGATACAATTTTTTAAGCATCGTCCCGATAATTTCCCAACTATTCGACTCTCGCAATTGGCCAATTTATACGGGGAGCAAAACCTGTTTTCAAAAGTAATTGCTGTAAAATCTGTGGCAGAAGTACGTCAATTGTTTCTGGTTTCGGCAAGTCCGTATTGGCGAAATCATTACCGGTTTGATAAAGAAAGTGTCGGGAAATCAAAGGCTCTATCTCCTGCATTTATAGATCTACTCATCATAAATACCATCATCCCGCTTCAGTTTGCCTATGCACGTACCAGAGACGAATTAATTTCTGAAGAGTTAATTGCTTTTATGAATCAGGTCGCACCGGAGCGCAATGCCATTATCGATAAATTTGATTTCTTTGGAGTAAAGGCTAAAAATGCTTTTGAAACTCAGGCCCTTTTAGAACTTAAAAAAGAGTACTGCAATCAAAAAGCCTGTTTGCGATGTGCGTTAGGAATTGATTTGCTTAAGAATAATGAGGCAATTAGATAA
- a CDS encoding putative porin, whose amino-acid sequence MRIFIFLYLLVVPTIVFSQEKTASKNNLDMNTKYSSITDTVKKKKAKIATIDQYQIITLEHDTTYVDTSLTLKSAYKQNHLRKDDFGLLAFSNIGQTFNTLQYSLTNFSPYPEIGFSGKHFNYMEADQIRYYSAATPFTELFFNTTINKGQNVDSFITLNTSKNLNFSIAYKGLRSEGDYINQLVSAGNFRFTTSYATTDKRYAINAHYTYQDISNEENGGITTSTDFESDNKDYKNRQRLQVYLTDAKSFLKGRRLFFDHAFRVNPKNGNNNLYVTHQFNYENKLFEYTQATLTSNVGNTLVQRFGDSYVTSGINDKTKYERLYNKVGLAYENSLLGKFNFFVDDYRSNYEYGRIIIHKDKTVIPDNLFLQINNFGGQYEYQKNKWNGRFLYSRSITNQSLSNLDAKLRYDMNDKIQFDFRYRNINKLPNNNFNLYQSSYTEYNWSNNFKNEKINSLSASVATPWVNAEVQYTVLNDHLYFEDKSSDIQTAAHTQIIKPAQYGSAINYLEIKASREFKFGRFALDNTLLYQKVQQSDLILNVPDFVTRNTFYYSGHFFKKALYMQSGVVFNYFTKYYGNDYNPVIGEFFVQHNKKIGGYPLFDLFVNARIRQTRFYLKAEHINALFSKGDYYSAPNNPYRDFVIRFGLVWNFFQ is encoded by the coding sequence ATGAGAATATTCATTTTTCTATATCTTTTAGTTGTGCCAACTATAGTATTTTCTCAGGAAAAAACTGCATCTAAAAATAACTTAGACATGAACACCAAATATTCAAGTATAACTGATACGGTAAAAAAGAAAAAAGCCAAGATTGCTACCATAGATCAATATCAGATTATCACATTGGAGCACGATACCACCTATGTAGATACCTCGCTAACCTTGAAAAGTGCCTACAAACAAAATCATCTTAGAAAAGACGATTTTGGGCTTTTGGCTTTCTCAAACATCGGGCAAACTTTTAATACGCTGCAATACAGTTTAACGAATTTTTCTCCTTACCCGGAAATTGGTTTTAGCGGTAAACATTTTAATTATATGGAAGCCGATCAGATTCGTTATTATTCGGCGGCAACTCCTTTTACCGAATTGTTTTTTAACACAACCATCAATAAAGGTCAGAACGTAGACTCTTTTATTACGTTAAACACCTCAAAAAATCTTAACTTTTCTATTGCTTACAAAGGCTTACGTTCAGAAGGAGATTATATAAACCAATTGGTAAGTGCAGGAAATTTCAGGTTCACAACTAGTTATGCCACAACAGATAAAAGGTATGCCATAAATGCGCACTATACGTATCAGGACATTTCAAATGAAGAAAATGGAGGGATTACAACTTCCACAGATTTTGAAAGCGATAATAAAGATTATAAAAACCGTCAAAGATTACAGGTATACCTAACAGATGCCAAATCTTTTTTGAAAGGCAGACGTTTGTTTTTTGATCATGCGTTCCGAGTAAATCCGAAAAACGGAAACAATAATTTATATGTAACACACCAGTTCAACTACGAAAATAAACTTTTCGAGTACACTCAGGCGACATTAACTTCAAACGTTGGTAACACTCTGGTGCAGCGATTTGGAGATTCGTATGTTACTAGTGGGATTAACGATAAAACAAAATACGAAAGACTATATAATAAGGTTGGACTTGCCTACGAAAATTCTCTTTTAGGAAAATTTAATTTTTTCGTAGACGATTACAGATCAAATTATGAATACGGAAGAATTATAATCCATAAGGACAAAACAGTCATTCCGGATAATTTATTTTTACAGATTAATAATTTCGGAGGGCAATACGAATATCAAAAGAACAAATGGAACGGTCGTTTCTTGTATTCAAGATCGATTACCAATCAGTCCCTTTCTAATTTAGATGCGAAATTGAGATACGATATGAATGATAAAATTCAGTTCGATTTTAGATATCGTAACATCAATAAATTGCCAAACAACAACTTCAATTTATACCAAAGCAGCTACACCGAGTACAACTGGTCGAATAATTTTAAAAACGAAAAAATTAATTCGCTTAGTGCCAGTGTTGCCACACCCTGGGTAAACGCAGAAGTGCAATACACCGTTCTAAACGATCATTTGTATTTTGAAGACAAATCTTCTGATATTCAGACCGCGGCACATACTCAGATTATTAAGCCGGCTCAATACGGTAGCGCTATTAATTACTTGGAAATTAAAGCAAGCCGTGAGTTTAAATTTGGCCGATTTGCATTAGACAATACACTTTTGTATCAAAAAGTACAACAATCAGATCTGATTTTAAATGTACCCGATTTTGTGACCAGAAATACATTCTATTATTCGGGACACTTTTTTAAGAAAGCATTGTACATGCAATCTGGAGTAGTATTTAATTATTTTACAAAATATTACGGAAACGACTATAATCCGGTTATCGGAGAATTTTTTGTTCAGCATAACAAAAAGATAGGAGGTTACCCGTTATTCGATCTTTTTGTAAATGCCAGAATTCGTCAAACCCGCTTTTATTTAAAAGCAGAACACATAAACGCTTTATTTTCAAAAGGCGATTATTATTCGGCACCTAATAATCCTTATCGCGATTTTGTGATCCGATTTGGTTTGGTTTGGAACTTCTTCCAATAA
- a CDS encoding RagB/SusD family nutrient uptake outer membrane protein: MKNIIKTILLSVAVLGMSSCTEDKILDLKPVNNILSPDAFTTPTLIESYMNGVYNAAAIGQYNATTANGGRGYVWGAAYVEQGETRGEDVVNMATFYDLTYSTTYDPTSANNVYYWVDGYRLINRCNLMIEGTTEAVAKGVITKAAGDNYIGQCKFLRAITHLELLTYFAKPYFDTPGATHAGIPYREVGVNTQAEIDSETVKPRNTVADCYAKILTDLNAAETLITTGSSNSFASRVVGKASKWAAIAFKTRLYLQKRDWANVIVEGNKLTGAFALTADPYAPFQNTTGLNTSNSESIFSIQHAATSNPGVNAALASMLRDRALVCISPILWRDTAWWRADDKRREDGKFIYTAAGIKYTNKYTDVTNRTDAAPIIRYAEVVLNMAEAQARLSNLAGALTLLNSVRNRSLANPVATPGNPVAQAYTAASFPTVPTMVEAILKERRIEFLQEGRRWTDIHRLTADPIASVATNGIPAKVASAVSPPAAAFVLGNSFVITTPVAAIPASDFRFLWPIPQIEMNTNPGLGQNPGWN; the protein is encoded by the coding sequence ATGAAAAATATAATAAAAACAATTTTACTTTCTGTAGCTGTACTCGGGATGAGTTCATGTACAGAAGACAAGATATTGGATTTAAAACCAGTAAATAATATTCTAAGTCCGGATGCTTTTACAACACCAACTTTGATAGAGAGTTATATGAACGGTGTCTATAATGCGGCAGCTATTGGTCAATATAACGCTACTACTGCAAATGGTGGTAGAGGATATGTTTGGGGAGCTGCGTATGTAGAGCAAGGAGAAACAAGAGGTGAAGATGTTGTTAATATGGCAACATTTTATGATTTGACATACAGTACAACCTATGATCCAACTAGTGCTAACAATGTTTATTACTGGGTTGATGGTTACAGATTAATCAACAGATGTAATTTGATGATTGAAGGTACAACAGAGGCTGTTGCCAAAGGTGTCATCACCAAAGCGGCTGGAGATAATTATATCGGTCAGTGTAAATTTTTAAGAGCAATTACACATTTAGAATTACTAACTTATTTTGCGAAACCTTATTTTGACACTCCTGGTGCAACTCATGCAGGTATTCCTTACAGAGAAGTTGGAGTTAATACACAAGCTGAAATTGACTCAGAAACAGTAAAACCTAGAAATACAGTTGCTGATTGTTATGCAAAAATTCTAACTGATTTAAACGCTGCAGAAACTTTAATTACTACAGGTAGTTCAAACTCATTTGCATCAAGAGTTGTTGGTAAAGCTTCTAAATGGGCTGCAATTGCCTTCAAAACCAGACTTTATCTTCAAAAAAGAGATTGGGCAAATGTAATTGTTGAGGGTAACAAGTTAACAGGAGCTTTTGCATTGACAGCTGATCCTTACGCACCGTTTCAGAATACTACAGGTCTTAATACTAGTAACTCGGAGTCTATTTTTTCTATTCAGCATGCTGCTACATCTAATCCTGGTGTAAATGCTGCATTAGCTAGTATGTTAAGAGACAGAGCACTGGTTTGTATTAGTCCTATTTTATGGAGAGATACAGCGTGGTGGCGAGCAGATGATAAACGAAGAGAAGATGGGAAGTTTATTTACACTGCGGCAGGAATTAAATATACTAATAAGTACACAGATGTTACAAATCGTACAGATGCTGCACCGATTATCAGATATGCAGAGGTAGTATTGAATATGGCTGAAGCTCAGGCTCGTTTGTCAAATTTAGCAGGAGCTTTAACTTTGTTAAACTCTGTAAGAAACAGATCTTTAGCTAATCCAGTGGCAACTCCTGGAAATCCAGTGGCGCAGGCTTATACAGCTGCTTCTTTTCCTACTGTTCCTACTATGGTTGAGGCTATTCTAAAAGAAAGAAGAATTGAATTTTTACAGGAAGGTCGCAGATGGACTGACATTCACAGATTGACTGCAGATCCAATAGCATCTGTTGCAACTAACGGAATTCCTGCTAAGGTAGCTAGTGCTGTCTCGCCTCCTGCTGCTGCATTTGTTTTGGGTAATAGTTTTGTTATTACAACTCCAGTTGCTGCTATACCTGCATCTGACTTTAGATTTTTGTGGCCAATACCACAAATTGAAATGAATACTAATCCGGGATTAGGACAAAATCCAGGATGGAATTAA